Below is a genomic region from Pristis pectinata isolate sPriPec2 chromosome 37, sPriPec2.1.pri, whole genome shotgun sequence.
ATGGAGTGTCCGCTGTGCTCGGAGACAAGGGGGGAGACCTTCCAGTTCTGCTGGGCTTGTCTGAGTAAATGGAAGGGGGCCTCACCCCAAGCAGGCAGCTGCACGGACGAGTCCTGCCACATCGTCGCTCTGCTCCAGGGCTGTGCGCTGATTAGTAACCGCGCGCTGACGGTTCACGGCTGCCCCTCCATCCGGGCTTGCCCCAGCTGCAGAGTTCTGCTCGCCCATAGTGGGGGCTGCAAGTACGTCACCTGCAAGAACTGCAGCAACCACTTCTGCTACCGCTGCCTCGACAGCTTCGATGTGTGCTACACTGCCCAGCCCAACTGGTACCATCAGCCAAGGTGTGCCAAGCCCCTGGCAGCGAGGCAGACGTTTGCCTCAGGGAAGGATACGTGTCCCCACTGCCACTCCGCAGCCTCCCTGTCCGCGGATCCCTCCTTGggcccccctccactctcagggcaggcatggtagtgtagcagttagtgtaacgctctacagcaccagcgacccgggttcaattccggccgctgtctgtaaggagtttgtacattctccccgtgtctgcgtgagtttc
It encodes:
- the LOC127586477 gene encoding E3 ubiquitin-protein ligase RNF144A-like is translated as MELHVTCTVESAAGIQQTRTLCEHFQFSKQLKQYVKSLLDLGVTNITCPHCRQAWAWQEVRAVALLTNRDQSLYEKKLSWMTRDNTESFKKCPGCSSLLQRLDLENLCMECPLCSETRGETFQFCWACLSKWKGASPQAGSCTDESCHIVALLQGCALISNRALTVHGCPSIRACPSCRVLLAHSGGCKYVTCKNCSNHFCYRCLDSFDVCYTAQPNWYHQPRCAKPLAARQTFASGKDTCPHCHSAASLSADPSLGPPPLSGQAW